In the Malania oleifera isolate guangnan ecotype guangnan chromosome 1, ASM2987363v1, whole genome shotgun sequence genome, one interval contains:
- the LOC131151560 gene encoding DNA mismatch repair protein MLH3 isoform X2 produces MKSIKHLPETVYSSLRSSIILSDLTRVVEELVFNSLDAGARKRKQGFHESHYAVDKPLYVSIYIGIGTCYVKVVDNGSGITRDGLVLLGERYATSKINSLDDMDSASGSFGFRGEALCSISDVSLLEIETKAHGRPNGFRKVMKGCKCLYLGIDDDKQDAGTTVIVRDLFYNQPVRRKQMQSSPKKILHSVKKCVLQIALVHSMVSFKVVDIESEDDLLGTQPSPSPLTLLTSVFGIEVSSSLHEVNLSGGALKLSGYVSGPSSTSSVKGFQYVYINSQFVRQGPIHKLLNQLASRFNSLDPLKSNIWAQNMKRSRFQVSPIYILNLSCPRSSYDLSFDPLKTSVEFKDWGPILNFIEKAITNLWNENLAHGTSCIQVADTSKSDEMCKEGDNIIKEEDLLANSEVAIERCKVQNLQSLLELPSDSMEFLTEESDHMSHWKDDRIFFQKSQRNPAELKGQQTEMGFVHQTDCSFQFMDSYVAKCVPPARQESDNHLWTPDNNSLSSKDNFFKKDYAATERSSGHVEENIFDSRRTEFHKLDANMSNTSTRSILSCDSFEFGNEFDGASKDIRKPFLQNCSSLGSLPNDETLFLMDKGFDYNIEGFMTKRRRIDPAENFAVVEADGGNKRFFESLPEIPWRDDATSALPSSGIITKCDIHTDVDSFSRDSLRSFLLNGDRFVGGNDFPPTSVSQTINCGSDTQTDSEWSSFSLSSDLLYGTTSWNDEDFTHENACKRSSKSSRSTSYGHFVDMEQDCVPSSDFKPTIDIEENCFSICRNTRLDLKGFVGPRRESGEFLKPYNLDDMFCPSWLDVLTNKADWLCLNSHGSGKMENCAVPSHHSPSFMYIDDDKNQRGQQRYQDCPRNYVPKERVRRSHSAPPFYRGKKRFIALNSHWPMKAERANTKTLPEASQLKHCQQISGTHSCIKPSLAADYLFHARPDTMKIQNFTSDLNESEGSEKFIKSHCHRSCLINFDKDSTSIRTQDSTNSGVKWQFSDQPTASGDKSQYVRDQCGILDISSGILHLAHDSLIPEAISKKCLENAKVLQQVDKKFIPIVADETLAIIDQHAADERIRLEELRQKVLSGEEKTITYLDAEQELVLPEIGYQLLHNYAEQIKKWGWICNIHSQNSRSFKKDLTLLQGQPTVITLLAVPCILGVNLSDVDLLEFLQQLSDTDGSSTMPPSILRVLNLKACRGAIMFGDALLPSECSLLLDELKRTSLCFQCAHGRPTTAPLVNLEALHKEIAKLGSNVGSSEPWHGLQQHPPSLKRAAQRLKMSRGQH; encoded by the exons ATGAAAAGCATTAAGCATTTGCCTGAGACTGTCTATAGTTCATTACGTTCTAGCATTATCCTGTCTGATCTGACGAGGGTTGTGGAAGAGCTGGTATTTAACAGTCTAGATGCTGGCGCGAGAAAG AGGAAGCAGGGTTTCCATGAATCTCATTATGCTGTTGATAAGCCACTTTAC GTATCTATTTATATTGGCATTGGGACCTGCTATGTTAAAGTTGTGGACAATG GATCTGGAATTACTAGGGACGGATTGGTGTTATTGGGAGAAAGATATG CAACGTCAAAGATTAACAGTTTGGATGATATGGATTCTGCTAGTGGAAGCTTTGGCTTTCGAGGCGAAGCACTCTGTTCCATTTCTGATGTTTCATTGCTAGAAATTGAAACCAAAGCTCATGGAAGGCCAAATGGTTTTCGCAAGGTCATGAAG GGTTGCAAATGTTTGTATCTTGGAATAGATGATGATAAGCAAGATGCAGGCACAACAG TTATTGTTCGTGATTTGTTTTACAACCAACCAGTTCGGAGAAAGCAAATGCAGTCCAG CCCTAAGAAGATCCTGCACTCGGTCAAGAAATGTGTTCTTCAAATTGCCCTAGTGCACTCAATGGTGTCCTTTAAAGTTGTCGACATTGAAAG TGAAGATGATTTGCTGGGCACACAGCCCTCCCCTTCTCCTTTGACACTCTTGACAAGTGTTTTTGGGATTGAGGTCTCAAGTTCATTACATGAAGTAAACCTTAGTGGTGGTGCATTAAAACTTTCTGGATATGTTTCTGGTCCCTCCAGTACTTCTTCTGTGAAG GGCTTTCAATATGTCT ACATCAACTCCCAGTTCGTTCGCCAAGGTCCAATTCATAAACTGTTGAATCAGTTGGCCAGCAGGTTCAACTCTCTGGATCCATTGAAGTCTAACATTTGGGCTCAAAATATGAAGAGGAGTAGGTTCCAAGTGtctccaatctatattttgaactTAAGTTGCCCTCGATCTAGCTATGATTTGAGTTTTGATCCATTGAAGACATCTGTTGAATTTAAG GATTGGGGCCCAATACTAAACTTCATCGAAAAGGCTATTACAAATCTTTGGAATGAAAATCTAGCTCATG GAACATCCTGTATTCAAGTTGCTGATACTTCAAAAAGTGATGAAATGTGCAAGGAAGGTGACAACATTATAAAAGAAGAAG ATCTGTTGGCAAATTCTGAAGTTGCAATAGAGAGATGCAAAGTCCAAAATCTTCAGAGCCTTCTTGAGCTTCCCTCTGATTCTATGGAGTTTCTAACTGAAGAAAGTGATCATATGTCTCACTGGAAAGATGAcagaattttttttcaaaaatcacaGAGAAATCCTGCAGAATTAAAAGGCCAACAAACTGAGATGGGATTTGTACATCAAACTGACTGTTCTTTCCAATTTATGGATAGTTATGTTGCCAAATGCGTGCCACCTGCTAGACAAGAGAGTGACAACCACTTATGGACACCTGATAACAATTCTCTCTCTTCCAAAGATAATTTCTTCAAAAAGGACTATGCTGCTACAGAAAGATCCAGTGGACATGtggaggaaaatatttttgattcaaggagGACTGAATTTCATAAACTTGATGCTAACATGAGCAATACATCAACCCGGAGCATATTGTCTTGTGATAGTTTTGAATTTGGCAATGAGTTTGATGGGGCCAGTAAGGATATTAGGAAACCCTTTCTGCAGAATTGCTCTTCCCTAGGTAGCCTGCCAAATGATGAGACATTGTTTTTGATGGATAAAGGATTTGATTATAATATTGAGGGATTTATGACCAAACGAAGGCGGATTGACCCTGCTGAAAACTTTGCTGTTGTAGAAGCTGATGGTGGCAACAAGAGATTTTTTGAGTCCTTGCCAGAGATTCCTTGGCGAGATGATGCAACAAGTGCACTGCCCTCTTCCGGAATCATAACAAAATGTGACATACATACAGATGTGGATTCTTTTTCAAGAGATTCTTTAAGGTCATTCTTGCTTAATGGAGATCGCTTTGTTGGTGGGAATGATTTTCCACCCACTTCAGTCTCGCAAACTATAAATTGTGGCTCAGACACCCAGACTGATTCTGAATggtcttctttttctctttcctcAGATCTCTTATATGGGACCACGTCATGGAATGATGAAGATTtcacacatgaaaatgcatgtaAAAGGAGTTCTAAATCTAGTAGAAGTACTAGTTATGGGCATTTTGTGGATATGGAACAAGACTGCGTTCCAAGTAGTGATTTTAAGCCGACTATAGACATTGAAGAAAACTGCTTCTCGATCTGCAGAAACACTAGATTAGATTTGAAGGGCTTTGTGGGTCCCAGGAGAGAGAGTGGGGAATTTCTCAAGCCATACAATCTTGATGATATGTTCTGTCCTAGTTGGCTTGATGTATTGACGAACAAAGCAGACTGGTTATGTTTAAACTCACATGGTTCAGGTAAAATGGAAAATTGTGCGGTGCCGTCGCACCACAGTCCCTCATTCATGTATATTGATGATGATAAAAATCAGAGAGGTCAGCAGAGATACCAAGATTGTCCTCGAAATTATGTTCCTAAAGAAAGAGTAAGAAGAAGCCATTCGGCCCCTCCATTTTACAGAGGCAAGAAGAGGTTCATTGCCCTAAATAGTCATTGGCCAATGAAAGCTGAAAGGGCCAATACCAAAACTTTACCAG AAGCTAGTCAGTTGAAGCACTGTCAACAAATTTCTGGCACACACTCATGCATCAAGCCAAGTCTTGCTGCGGATTATTTGTTCCATGCTAG ACCGGATACAATGAAAATTCAGAACTTTACATCAGATTTGAATGAGAGTGAAGGGAGTGAAAAGTTCATCAAGTCCCATTGTCACCGTAGTTGCCTTATCAATTTCGATAAAG ACTCTACCTCAATCAGAACTCAAGATTCAACAAATTCTGGAGTTAAATGGCAATTCAGCGACCAACCTACTGCA AGTGGGGATAAATCACAGTATGTGCGTGATCAATGTGGTATACTTGATATCTCTTCTGGGATCTTGCACCTTGCTCATGATTCCTTAATTCCTGAAGCTATTAGTAAGAAATGCCTTGAGAATGCCAAAGTTCTCCAACAAGTTGATAAGAAATTCATCCCAATTGTGGCTGATGAAACACTTGCAATTATTGACCAG CATGCTGCGGACGAGAGGATTCGACTGGAAGAATTGCGTCAGAAG GTTCTATCTGGAGAAGAAAAGACAATTACCTATTTGGATGCTGAGCAAGAGCTG GTCTTGCCTGAGATTGGGTATCAGCTATTGCACAACTATGCTGAACAGATAAAGAAGTGGGGTTGGATTTGCAACATTCATTCTCAGAATTCAAGGTCATTTAAAAA GGACCTGACTCTCCTCCAGGGGCAGCCAACTGTTATCACACTTCTTGCA GTACCTTGTATTTTAGGCGTCAATTTATCTGATGTTGATCTTCTAGAATTTCTTCAGCAG CTTTCTGACACTGATGGATCATCAACAATGCCACCATCTATTCTTCGAGTCCTCAATTTAAAGGCATGCAGAG GTGCTATAATGTTTGGCGATGCTTTGCTTCCTTCAGAATGCTCCCTCCTTCTTGATGAACTGAAGCGGACCTCACTGTGCTTCCAG TGTGCTCACGGGCGACCCACAACTGCCCCTCTTGTCAACTTGGAGGCCTTGCACAAAGAGATAGCCAAGCTTGGAAGTAATGTGGGTTCAAGTGAGCCTTGGCATGGGTTACAGCAGCATCCTCCAAGTCTTAAACGCGCAGCCCAGCGCTTAAAAATGTCTCGAGGTCAGCATTGA
- the LOC131151560 gene encoding DNA mismatch repair protein MLH3 isoform X4, with the protein MKSIKHLPETVYSSLRSSIILSDLTRVVEELVFNSLDAGARKVSIYIGIGTCYVKVVDNGSGITRDGLVLLGERYATSKINSLDDMDSASGSFGFRGEALCSISDVSLLEIETKAHGRPNGFRKVMKGCKCLYLGIDDDKQDAGTTVIVRDLFYNQPVRRKQMQSSPKKILHSVKKCVLQIALVHSMVSFKVVDIESEDDLLGTQPSPSPLTLLTSVFGIEVSSSLHEVNLSGGALKLSGYVSGPSSTSSVKGFQYVYINSQFVRQGPIHKLLNQLASRFNSLDPLKSNIWAQNMKRSRFQVSPIYILNLSCPRSSYDLSFDPLKTSVEFKDWGPILNFIEKAITNLWNENLAHGTSCIQVADTSKSDEMCKEGDNIIKEEDLLANSEVAIERCKVQNLQSLLELPSDSMEFLTEESDHMSHWKDDRIFFQKSQRNPAELKGQQTEMGFVHQTDCSFQFMDSYVAKCVPPARQESDNHLWTPDNNSLSSKDNFFKKDYAATERSSGHVEENIFDSRRTEFHKLDANMSNTSTRSILSCDSFEFGNEFDGASKDIRKPFLQNCSSLGSLPNDETLFLMDKGFDYNIEGFMTKRRRIDPAENFAVVEADGGNKRFFESLPEIPWRDDATSALPSSGIITKCDIHTDVDSFSRDSLRSFLLNGDRFVGGNDFPPTSVSQTINCGSDTQTDSEWSSFSLSSDLLYGTTSWNDEDFTHENACKRSSKSSRSTSYGHFVDMEQDCVPSSDFKPTIDIEENCFSICRNTRLDLKGFVGPRRESGEFLKPYNLDDMFCPSWLDVLTNKADWLCLNSHGSGKMENCAVPSHHSPSFMYIDDDKNQRGQQRYQDCPRNYVPKERVRRSHSAPPFYRGKKRFIALNSHWPMKAERANTKTLPGEASQLKHCQQISGTHSCIKPSLAADYLFHARPDTMKIQNFTSDLNESEGSEKFIKSHCHRSCLINFDKDSTSIRTQDSTNSGVKWQFSDQPTASGDKSQYVRDQCGILDISSGILHLAHDSLIPEAISKKCLENAKVLQQVDKKFIPIVADETLAIIDQHAADERIRLEELRQKVLSGEEKTITYLDAEQELVLPEIGYQLLHNYAEQIKKWGWICNIHSQNSRSFKKDLTLLQGQPTVITLLAVPCILGVNLSDVDLLEFLQQLSDTDGSSTMPPSILRVLNLKACRGAIMFGDALLPSECSLLLDELKRTSLCFQCAHGRPTTAPLVNLEALHKEIAKLGSNVGSSEPWHGLQQHPPSLKRAAQRLKMSRGQH; encoded by the exons ATGAAAAGCATTAAGCATTTGCCTGAGACTGTCTATAGTTCATTACGTTCTAGCATTATCCTGTCTGATCTGACGAGGGTTGTGGAAGAGCTGGTATTTAACAGTCTAGATGCTGGCGCGAGAAAG GTATCTATTTATATTGGCATTGGGACCTGCTATGTTAAAGTTGTGGACAATG GATCTGGAATTACTAGGGACGGATTGGTGTTATTGGGAGAAAGATATG CAACGTCAAAGATTAACAGTTTGGATGATATGGATTCTGCTAGTGGAAGCTTTGGCTTTCGAGGCGAAGCACTCTGTTCCATTTCTGATGTTTCATTGCTAGAAATTGAAACCAAAGCTCATGGAAGGCCAAATGGTTTTCGCAAGGTCATGAAG GGTTGCAAATGTTTGTATCTTGGAATAGATGATGATAAGCAAGATGCAGGCACAACAG TTATTGTTCGTGATTTGTTTTACAACCAACCAGTTCGGAGAAAGCAAATGCAGTCCAG CCCTAAGAAGATCCTGCACTCGGTCAAGAAATGTGTTCTTCAAATTGCCCTAGTGCACTCAATGGTGTCCTTTAAAGTTGTCGACATTGAAAG TGAAGATGATTTGCTGGGCACACAGCCCTCCCCTTCTCCTTTGACACTCTTGACAAGTGTTTTTGGGATTGAGGTCTCAAGTTCATTACATGAAGTAAACCTTAGTGGTGGTGCATTAAAACTTTCTGGATATGTTTCTGGTCCCTCCAGTACTTCTTCTGTGAAG GGCTTTCAATATGTCT ACATCAACTCCCAGTTCGTTCGCCAAGGTCCAATTCATAAACTGTTGAATCAGTTGGCCAGCAGGTTCAACTCTCTGGATCCATTGAAGTCTAACATTTGGGCTCAAAATATGAAGAGGAGTAGGTTCCAAGTGtctccaatctatattttgaactTAAGTTGCCCTCGATCTAGCTATGATTTGAGTTTTGATCCATTGAAGACATCTGTTGAATTTAAG GATTGGGGCCCAATACTAAACTTCATCGAAAAGGCTATTACAAATCTTTGGAATGAAAATCTAGCTCATG GAACATCCTGTATTCAAGTTGCTGATACTTCAAAAAGTGATGAAATGTGCAAGGAAGGTGACAACATTATAAAAGAAGAAG ATCTGTTGGCAAATTCTGAAGTTGCAATAGAGAGATGCAAAGTCCAAAATCTTCAGAGCCTTCTTGAGCTTCCCTCTGATTCTATGGAGTTTCTAACTGAAGAAAGTGATCATATGTCTCACTGGAAAGATGAcagaattttttttcaaaaatcacaGAGAAATCCTGCAGAATTAAAAGGCCAACAAACTGAGATGGGATTTGTACATCAAACTGACTGTTCTTTCCAATTTATGGATAGTTATGTTGCCAAATGCGTGCCACCTGCTAGACAAGAGAGTGACAACCACTTATGGACACCTGATAACAATTCTCTCTCTTCCAAAGATAATTTCTTCAAAAAGGACTATGCTGCTACAGAAAGATCCAGTGGACATGtggaggaaaatatttttgattcaaggagGACTGAATTTCATAAACTTGATGCTAACATGAGCAATACATCAACCCGGAGCATATTGTCTTGTGATAGTTTTGAATTTGGCAATGAGTTTGATGGGGCCAGTAAGGATATTAGGAAACCCTTTCTGCAGAATTGCTCTTCCCTAGGTAGCCTGCCAAATGATGAGACATTGTTTTTGATGGATAAAGGATTTGATTATAATATTGAGGGATTTATGACCAAACGAAGGCGGATTGACCCTGCTGAAAACTTTGCTGTTGTAGAAGCTGATGGTGGCAACAAGAGATTTTTTGAGTCCTTGCCAGAGATTCCTTGGCGAGATGATGCAACAAGTGCACTGCCCTCTTCCGGAATCATAACAAAATGTGACATACATACAGATGTGGATTCTTTTTCAAGAGATTCTTTAAGGTCATTCTTGCTTAATGGAGATCGCTTTGTTGGTGGGAATGATTTTCCACCCACTTCAGTCTCGCAAACTATAAATTGTGGCTCAGACACCCAGACTGATTCTGAATggtcttctttttctctttcctcAGATCTCTTATATGGGACCACGTCATGGAATGATGAAGATTtcacacatgaaaatgcatgtaAAAGGAGTTCTAAATCTAGTAGAAGTACTAGTTATGGGCATTTTGTGGATATGGAACAAGACTGCGTTCCAAGTAGTGATTTTAAGCCGACTATAGACATTGAAGAAAACTGCTTCTCGATCTGCAGAAACACTAGATTAGATTTGAAGGGCTTTGTGGGTCCCAGGAGAGAGAGTGGGGAATTTCTCAAGCCATACAATCTTGATGATATGTTCTGTCCTAGTTGGCTTGATGTATTGACGAACAAAGCAGACTGGTTATGTTTAAACTCACATGGTTCAGGTAAAATGGAAAATTGTGCGGTGCCGTCGCACCACAGTCCCTCATTCATGTATATTGATGATGATAAAAATCAGAGAGGTCAGCAGAGATACCAAGATTGTCCTCGAAATTATGTTCCTAAAGAAAGAGTAAGAAGAAGCCATTCGGCCCCTCCATTTTACAGAGGCAAGAAGAGGTTCATTGCCCTAAATAGTCATTGGCCAATGAAAGCTGAAAGGGCCAATACCAAAACTTTACCAGGTG AAGCTAGTCAGTTGAAGCACTGTCAACAAATTTCTGGCACACACTCATGCATCAAGCCAAGTCTTGCTGCGGATTATTTGTTCCATGCTAG ACCGGATACAATGAAAATTCAGAACTTTACATCAGATTTGAATGAGAGTGAAGGGAGTGAAAAGTTCATCAAGTCCCATTGTCACCGTAGTTGCCTTATCAATTTCGATAAAG ACTCTACCTCAATCAGAACTCAAGATTCAACAAATTCTGGAGTTAAATGGCAATTCAGCGACCAACCTACTGCA AGTGGGGATAAATCACAGTATGTGCGTGATCAATGTGGTATACTTGATATCTCTTCTGGGATCTTGCACCTTGCTCATGATTCCTTAATTCCTGAAGCTATTAGTAAGAAATGCCTTGAGAATGCCAAAGTTCTCCAACAAGTTGATAAGAAATTCATCCCAATTGTGGCTGATGAAACACTTGCAATTATTGACCAG CATGCTGCGGACGAGAGGATTCGACTGGAAGAATTGCGTCAGAAG GTTCTATCTGGAGAAGAAAAGACAATTACCTATTTGGATGCTGAGCAAGAGCTG GTCTTGCCTGAGATTGGGTATCAGCTATTGCACAACTATGCTGAACAGATAAAGAAGTGGGGTTGGATTTGCAACATTCATTCTCAGAATTCAAGGTCATTTAAAAA GGACCTGACTCTCCTCCAGGGGCAGCCAACTGTTATCACACTTCTTGCA GTACCTTGTATTTTAGGCGTCAATTTATCTGATGTTGATCTTCTAGAATTTCTTCAGCAG CTTTCTGACACTGATGGATCATCAACAATGCCACCATCTATTCTTCGAGTCCTCAATTTAAAGGCATGCAGAG GTGCTATAATGTTTGGCGATGCTTTGCTTCCTTCAGAATGCTCCCTCCTTCTTGATGAACTGAAGCGGACCTCACTGTGCTTCCAG TGTGCTCACGGGCGACCCACAACTGCCCCTCTTGTCAACTTGGAGGCCTTGCACAAAGAGATAGCCAAGCTTGGAAGTAATGTGGGTTCAAGTGAGCCTTGGCATGGGTTACAGCAGCATCCTCCAAGTCTTAAACGCGCAGCCCAGCGCTTAAAAATGTCTCGAGGTCAGCATTGA